GGTTTTTATTTAAAATTAAAACTGTTTGTGTTTTTTCTTTTATATCTAAATTATCTTTTTTATCTATATTTTCAAGGGCTTTAATCTCTTCTTCATTTTTAGCAATAAAAACTCTAAAAATACTTCCTTTTCCAAAAACACTTTGTACTTTAATATCTCCACCTAATAAAATACTTAGTTCTTTACAAATTGCAAGACCTAGTCCTGTACCTCCATATCTTCGTGAAGTACTCTCTTCTGCTTGTTTAAATCTATCAAAAATATGTTCTAATTTCTCTTCTTTTATTCCTATACCATCATCTTTTACAAGTATTTCAACAAAGTTATTTTTATCTTTTACTTGCACTTCTATCTTTCCTTTTGCAGTAAATTTTAAAGCATTACTTAAAAGGTTTTCAACTATTTGTTTGATTCTTTGTTTATCATTATGAATAAACTTAATTGAGTCTTCAACTGAAACTTTTAGTTCTAGATTTTTATTTGTAACTTGTGGTTTAAAAATTTCTGTTATATCCTTGATTAAAAGTTTTAAATTTATATCCTCTTTATTAAGAATAATTTGATTTGCTTCAAGTTTTGAAATATCTAAAACATCATTGATTAAATAAAGTAAATCATGTCCACATTTGTTTATCATATTTAGATTGTAAACATCTTTTTCACTTAGATTTTCTTCTTTATTTCTTACCATTACAGAACTAATTATATTAATAGAATTTAATGGTGTTTTTAACTCATGACTCATATTTGCTAAGAAATCATCTTTTGCTTTATTTGCAATAATTAACTCTTCTTTTTGTTCTTCTAAGTCCTTAGTTAATAGTTTTAATTTCTCTCTTCTTGTTTTTAAATCAAACTGCATTTTATTTAATGAGTTTGCTAAAACTCCTATTTCATCTTTATTGTTTTTATAAGGTATTTCTGGTGTTTTTGTTTCACCAATCTCTTTTGCTACATCTGAAAGATTTGTTAACATTCTTGTTAATCTAGAACCAATTAAATAAGAAAGAAGCGTTGAAAATAGTATTTCTATAAAAATAATACTTAGAGTATTTCTAATATTTTTTGAAATAAACTGTTTATTTTCTGAAGTATCAAAAACAATATAAATACTTCCTAATTGCGTCTCATCCTCTTTTATCTCTTTATATCTAATCTCATAGTTTTCATCATCAATTTCATATTTAAAATCTTTTTCAAATGTAATTAACTCATCTAAAGAAAAGTGCTTAAAGTTATAGACTTCTGATAAGATTTTTTTATTTGAATCTAAAACTACAATAGAATCAATATGTCTTAACTCTTCTGTTTTATATAAAAGATTATCCATAGTTGCTAAATCATAAATACTTAATGGAACTTTTAACATCTCTTCTAGAAAAGTTATATTAGATTCAATTTGCTCTT
This window of the Arcobacter sp. F155 genome carries:
- a CDS encoding HAMP domain-containing sensor histidine kinase, with product MSFKYRFIVSFVLLEVFFIVLIVSVNFIAINNSSNKLIKEQIESNITFLEEMLKVPLSIYDLATMDNLLYKTEELRHIDSIVVLDSNKKILSEVYNFKHFSLDELITFEKDFKYEIDDENYEIRYKEIKEDETQLGSIYIVFDTSENKQFISKNIRNTLSIIFIEILFSTLLSYLIGSRLTRMLTNLSDVAKEIGETKTPEIPYKNNKDEIGVLANSLNKMQFDLKTRREKLKLLTKDLEEQKEELIIANKAKDDFLANMSHELKTPLNSINIISSVMVRNKEENLSEKDVYNLNMINKCGHDLLYLINDVLDISKLEANQIILNKEDINLKLLIKDITEIFKPQVTNKNLELKVSVEDSIKFIHNDKQRIKQIVENLLSNALKFTAKGKIEVQVKDKNNFVEILVKDDGIGIKEEKLEHIFDRFKQAEESTSRRYGGTGLGLAICKELSILLGGDIKVQSVFGKGSIFRVFIAKNEEEIKALENIDKKDNLDIKEKTQTVLILNKNPINMFKIIVGLNQYLNVEQVNSIDDFIESKKRKNYDFYIIDVENEDIEKIEKIEEKEVLLLVDKNKIANSLSKFETIDKTLDSKEIIKQIKDK